A genomic stretch from Oncorhynchus tshawytscha isolate Ot180627B linkage group LG07, Otsh_v2.0, whole genome shotgun sequence includes:
- the LOC121846830 gene encoding otospiralin-like — MNEAAMVGVAGRKAGKWENCQTADLGREKRSMPNWALTSSDFFGWVEALREYAGYEKIEDLSRTFWAHFPSASRLGYELSDPDEE, encoded by the exons ATGAACGAGGCTGCTATGGTTGGTGTAGCAGGGAGGAAGGCTGGGAAGTGGGAAAATTGCCAGA CAGCAGATTTGGGGCGTGAGAAGCGCAGCATGCCCAACTGGGCTCTGACCTCCTCTGACTTCTTCGGCTGGGTGGAGGCTCTGCGTGAGTACGCTGGTTATGAGAAGATTGAAGACCTGTCCAGAACCTTCTGGGCACACTTCCCCTCCGCCAGCCGCCTGGGCTATGAGCTGTCCGACCCTGACGAGGAGTGA
- the LOC112253844 gene encoding cytoplasmic protein NCK2 → MTEEVIVIAKWDYSAQQEQELDIRKNERLWLLDDSKTWWKVRNTSNRTGYVPSNYVERKNSLKKASLVKNIKDTLGLGKTKRKTSARDASPTPSTDAEYPSNGGGGSSAERIYDLSISALVKFAYAAEREDELTLVKGSRVIVMEKCSDGWWRGSSEGRVGWFPSNYVLEEGEEEAVSGDLSGGYPGQGAGSAGVINGTTRALHTVQTLYPFSSVTDEELNFEKGEVMEVLEKPENDPEWWRCRNARGQVGLVPKNYVVILSDDPAPGGGMGSGPHSPQINYTGPARVGKFAGKDWYYGGVTRHQAECALNERGGQGDFLVRDSESSPSDFSVSLKAMGKNKHFKVALADGVYCIGQRRFSSMDELVEHYKKAPIFTSEHGDKLYLVKPLL, encoded by the exons ATGACGGAGGAGGTGATAGTTATAGCCAAGTGGGACTACTCGGCTCAGCAGGAACAGGAACTTGACATCCGGAAAAACGAGCGGCTGTGGCTCCTGGATGACAGCAAGACGTGGTGGAAGGTGAGGAACACCTCCAACCGGACCGGCTACGTCCCCTCGAACTATGTGGAGAGGAAAAACAGCTTAAAGAAGGCCTCGCTGGTGAAAAACATCAAAGACACACTGG gCCTGGGGAAGACGAAGAGGAAGACGAGTGCCCGCGATGCCTCGCCAACGCCCAGCACGGACGCAGAGTACCCGTCCAATGGTGGCGGAGGTAGCAGCGCCGAGCGTATCTACGACCTCAGCATCTCAGCCCTGGTCAAGTTCGCCTACGCGGCGGAGCGGGAAGACGAGCTGACACTGGTGAAGGGGTCAAGAGTCATTGTCATGGAGAAGTGTAGCGACGGCTGGTGGCGAGGGAGTTCTGAAGGTCGGGTAGGTTGGTTCCCCTCTAACTATGtcctggaggagggagaggaggaggccgTCTCGGGGGACCTAAGCGGAGGTTACCCAGGGCAGGGGGCAGGGTCGGCAGGGGTGATCAACGGGACCACCAGGGCGCTCCACACTGTCCAGACGCTGTACCCTTTCAGCTCTGTGACAGACGAGGAGCTAAACTTTGAAAAGGGCGAAGTGATGGAGGTGCTGGAGAAACCGGAGAACGACCCTGAGTGGTGGCGGTGTCGGAACGCCCGTGGACAGGTGGGCCTGGTGCCAAAGAACTATGTGGTTATACTTAGCGACGATCCGGCCCCCGGGGGTGGCATGGGCTCGGGCCCCCACTCGCCCCAGATCAACTACACAGGGCCGGCCCGCGTGGGAAAGTTTGCCGGGAAGGACTGGTACTATGGGGGAGTGACCAGGCATCAGGCAGAGTGTGCGCTCAACGAGAGAGGAGGTCAGGGAGACTTCCTGGTCAGAGACAGCGAATCATCG cccagTGATTTCTCCGTGTCCCTCAAGGCGATGGGAAAGAACAAGCACTTCAAGGTAGCGCTGGCGGACGGAGTCTACTGTATCGGCCAGAGACGCTTCAGCAGCATGGACGAACTGGTGGAGCATTACAAAAAAGCCCCGATCTTCACCAGCGAACATGGAGACAAACTCTACCTGGTCAAACCGCTgctgtga
- the LOC112255163 gene encoding augurin-A-like produces MAFHNLCLQVLLLTAFLSYCAHSAFRLLSCLSWLLLVGQNHSVSQSLTAPLLPTHFPLPPTLLWRGGGTKPAGVAVAPSKAKEFLTSLRRPKRNIWDRSRPDVQQWIMQFMHMGYDEARLETDLSYWMDLARSSDQGRQHHCDEIAPIGPQDPGSYRHGANVNYDYY; encoded by the exons ATGGCTTTCCACAACCTCTGTCTGCAGGTTCTACTGCTAACGGCCTTCCTCTCCTACTGCGCTCACTCAG CCTTtaggctcctctcctgtctgtcctggcTGCTGCTGGTCGGTCAGAaccactctgtctctcagtcACTGACAGCTCCCCTGCTCCCTACACACTTCCCCCTGCCTCCGACCCTGCTGTGG CGGGGCGGAGGTACGAAGCCTGCGGGGGTGGCGGTGGCCCCCTCCAAGGCCAAAGAGTTCCTGACCTCCCTACGGAGGCCCAAGAGGAACATCTGGGACCGCAGCAGGCCAGATGTGCAGCAATGGATCATGCAGTTCATGCACATGGGGTATGACGAGGCG AGGCTTGAGACTGACCTGTCCTACTGGATGGACCTGGCCCGGTCGTCAGACCAAGGTCGCCAGCACCATTGTGACGAGATCGCTCCCATCGGGCCCCAGGACCCCGGTTCCTACAGACACGGCGCCAATGTCAATTATGACTACTATTAA